From the Thermoanaerobaculia bacterium genome, the window CGACCTCGAGATCGAGCAGCTCCGGCGCGTGCAGGGTCTCGGCGGGGTCGAAGATCCGGCGGGCGACGGCGGCACCCCGCGCGGTCCCCAGCAGAAGCTCGACTGTCGCCGAGGCGTCGAGGACGATCAACGGGAGCCGCGCGCGTCCCGCTCGGCACGCACGGCCCGCGCCGCGGGCTCCGGGAGGTGGACCGCCGGCCGCGACCGCAGCCGCGCGAGCAGCTCCTCGGGAGTCGGCCGCTCCGCGGATCTCCGGAGATCCGCGAGCAGATAGTCCGAGAGCGACATACCCGCTTCGGCCGCGCGGACCTTGAGCTTGCGATGCAGCGAATCGGGCACGTTGCGGATCTGGATCATGACGGACATGTGATCAGCATAGGTACATGTGCCAAGCATGTCAACGCATCTGCGGGGCGGAGTTTCATCGTCGAGGGCGGTCGAGGGCGTCCCACCTGTCTCCCGAGTGTGAAATTTCACCTTGTGCCGAAAGACGGCCCCTTGCAGGATCCCGCAAACGTCGATGCGATCTCCGATCTTCTCGCCGCTCGCGCGCGCCGCCGCGCGGCTCGCGCTCGTCGCCTTTTGTGGCGCGACGGCAGCCGCCGCGGCCTCTGCGGTCGCCTACGACGTCGTCTACGTCCGCCAGCCGCGCTTCGGCGACAATGCGAACAGCACTTGGCCGGAGGTCTTCCATCCGGCGCGGATCGACCCCGGCGCCGACCTGATGCTGCTGCATCCGAACGGCACCGAGGAGGTCCTGGTCGCCGGCGGCGACGGCGCGGTCACCGACCCGTTCGTTTCGTTCGACGCCCAGTGGGTCTACTACGCCTATCTCTACGACGTGCACGAAGCGCAGCTCAACTACCAGCGCGACTGGCTGCCTTACCGGGGTTCGGACATCTTTCGCATCCATCTGGCGACGCGGCAGATCCAGCAGCTCACCCACGGTGAGTTCACGCCGAATACCGGCGGCGGCAACTGGAACGAGTCGAACCCGCTCGACCCGCCCGCCGGCTTCGACCGCCTGGGCTACGGGATTCTCAACCTCGGCCCGTGCCCGCTGCCGGGTGGCCGCATCGCCTTCACCTCGAACCGCAACGGCTTCTGGCCGCAGAAGGGGTTCACCGCGCCGACGCTGCAGCTCTACGTGATGGACGAAGACGGCAAGAACGTCACGCCGATCGCGCCGATGTCGGTCTCGTCGGCGCTCCACCCGACGGTCCTCCGCGACGGCCGCCTGATGTTCTCTTCGCACGAAGATCAGGGATTGCGCGACCGGCGCCTGTGGGGAATCTGGGCGATCCAGCCCGACGGCCGCGCCTGGGAGCCGATCGTCTCGGCCTTCCGCAGCCCGCAGGCCTTTCACTTCATGACCCAGCTCGGCAACGGCGACCTCGTCGTCACCGACTACTACAACCTCAACAACAACGGTTTCGGCGCGCTCTACCGCTTCCCGGTGAGTCCACCCGCCGGCACGCCGCGGTTCGGCAGCTGGAATCCCGACCTCAATCCGTCGATCGACCAGACGGTCGAAGCGGGATACTCCTATCCGTTCCGGATGTCGTTCACGCCGCACGGCATGTTCTCGATCACGCCGTTCACCCACGGTCAGGACGAGGCAGCCCCCGAAGGCGCCGGCGGCGTGCGGGTGGGGAAGTTCACCCATCCTTCCGCGGCACCGGCGAACGACCTGCTCGTCGTCTGGACGCCGGGGCCGGCAAACGACCTCGACCGCCCGACGCCGATGCCGTACTACGACGCCGGGATCTACCTGATTCCGGGCGGCAACGCGATCGACGGGCCCAGCGAGCTCGTGCTGCTCAAGAACAGTCCGGCCTACAACGAGGCCTGGCCGCGCGCCGTCGTGCCGTACGCCGCGGTGCACGGCGTCGCCGAACCGGTCGACCTCCCCTGGCTGCCGAACGACGGCACGCTCCACGTCGAGCTCCCGGCCGGGACGCCCCTGGGCCTCGTCGGCAGCTCGAGCCTCTACAAGCGGGAGAGCTTCCCCGGGCATGTGCCGTCGTGGAACGACTTCTTCGACGGCCTCGACGCATTCAACACCGACGAGAACGAGCAGTCGTCGAACTGGTTCTGGCAGGGCGCCGACGCCGGCAAGTACACGAACGCCGACATCTGGGCGATCCGCATTCTGTCGATGGAGGCGAACACCCACTTCTCGTACGGCCCGCACGAAGGCAAGCACTTCTACAACCACGCCGGCGAGAGGCTGCGGATCCTGGGCGAGATTCCGGTGAGGAAGACCACCGCCGGGGGGCAGCCGGTTCTCGACCCGGAGGGAAATCCGGACACGAGCTTCCTCGCGAAGATTCCGGCCGACACGCCGTTCACTTTCCAGACCCTCGACCGGCGCGGGCTGGTGCTCAACATGTCGCAGACCTGGCATCAGGTGCGGCCCGGAGAGGTGCGGCAGAACTGCGGCGGCTGCCACGCGCACAGCCTGCAGCCGCTCGCCTTCGAGAGCACGGCGGCGGCAACGCCCGGCTATCTGGTGCACGACCTCGCGGCGACGACGCCCCTTCTGACCCGTGACGCCGGCGGCAACCCCGGCCTGATCGTGCTCCAACAGCCGGCGGTCGACGTCGAGTTCTACCGCGACATCCGGCCGCTCCTGCAGAGGAGCTGCGTCTCCTGCCACACGGACACGAACCCGACGCCACCCGGAAACCTGGTCCTCGACGATCTCGCGATGCACGACGGCCTGCCGGGCGACTACAAGCGGCTCGCGGACGACGGCGCCGCCGACTGGGGGCATCCGCCCGTGATCAACAACGGCACCTGGCGGCAGACCAACGCCAGCCGCTACATCCGCGCCTTCCAGAGCCGGCGGAGCCTCCTCACCTGGAAGATCTTCGGTCAACGGCTCGACGGCTGGACGAACGCCGACCATCCGACCGAGAGCGTCCCCGGCAACGCCGCGACGCTGCCGCCGGGGACGAATCTCTCGGCGGTCGACCTCGACTTCACCGGCACGATCATGCCGCCGTCAGGGAGCGGAGCGATCCCTCTCTCCGAAACCGAGAAGATGACCTTCGCGCGCTGGATCGACCTCGGCTGCCCGATCAACACGGGTGAGCAGTACGGCCAGGGGGCGGTCGGCTGGTTCCTCGACGATCACAAACCCACGATCGAACTGAGCGCGCCGCGCGCCGGCTACGGCCCGGCGACGATTCCGGCGATCCGCTTCGGCCTCGTCGACGCCTACTCCGGTGTCGATCTCTCGACCCTCGACGTGCGCGCCGACTTCCCCGTGGCCGGCCGGCCAGCGAACGCCCAACTCGCCGACCTCGCGCAACCGGTCGGCCCGGCCAGTGACCGGATCTGGCAGATCCCCCTCGCCGCGCCCCTTCCCGAGCTCTGGAAGCGCGACCTCCGCGTGAGCGTCCGCGACGTCGAAGGCAACATCACCCGCGTCGTCCGCACCCTCTCGACCCTCCCCGACGGCACCCTCTTCACCGACGGCTTCGCCACCGGCACCACCGCCGCCTGGTCCGCAACCTCGCCCTAGCGCCCGCAAGCTGCGCCCGTTCGCAAGATGCGCGTGCCCCCGGCGTACCTGTTGCGCTGCAGCTGATGCTCCCCGCAGCTGGGGACATGCTGAAGCCCGCCACCCCCCACCGCGCGCGTCCCGCTGAGCCCGCCGGGCTGGAGCGTGTCCCCGGCGTACCAGAACGTCACCGGCTTGCCGGCGCCGGCCGTATGCTTCCGGAATGCCCGAACTACGTACTCCGGACGCCCGTGTCGTCGCTTTTCATCGCCTGCACGCCGCCGGCTGTTTCGTCATGCCCAATCCGTGGGATGCGGGGAGCGCGCGGGCGCTCGAGCAGCTCGGCTTCCCGGCGTTGGCGACGACCAGCGCCGGCTTCGCCTGGACTCTGGGCCGGAGCGACAACCGGGTCACGCTCGACGAGGCGCTCGCCCATCTCCGGGCGGTCGCGGCGGCGGTCTCGGTGCCGGTCAACGCCGATTTCGAGGGCGGCTTCGCGGTCGAACCGGAGCGCGTCGCCGAGCACGTGAAGCTCGCCGCGGCCACCGGGATCGCCGGCCTCTCGATCGAAGATTCGACCGGCGACGAAGCCCACCCGCTCTACGACTTCGAGCTCGCCGTGGAGCGGATCCGGGCGGCGCGGTCGGCGATCGACGAGAGCGGCACGGGCATGGTTCTCACCGCACGATCCGAAGGGTTCCTCTGGGGGCGCCCGGACATCGACGAGACCGCCCGGCGCCTCGCTGCCTACGCCGCAGCCGGCGCCGACTGCCTCTACGCGCCGCGCATCACAACGGCCGCCCAGATCGCCACGCTCCTCGCCGCGATCGCGCCCAAGCCGCTGAACCTCCTCATCAACGCACCGTTCCTGACGGTGGCGGAAGCGGCGGCGATGGGCGTCCGGCGCATCAGCGTCGGCGGCACCCTGGCGCGCACCGCCTGGGCCGGATTCCTCGCCGCCGCGACGGAGATCGCCGAGCAGGGCACCTTCTCGAAGTTCGAGCACCTGCCGAACGTCGACGGGCTGCTGCGCTAGAGATCGGCGGCGTTCCGGGCGGAAAGGGCTCGTCGCACCTGAGCATCTGCAGCAGCTGCTCCCCGCAGCCGGGGACATGCTGAAGCCCGTCGACCCCGCGGCGCTCGCCCCTCTGCAACCGCCGGGCTGGAGCGTGTCCCCGGCGTACCCGGCCGTGTCGCACCTCGAGGCCCAGCGATCCGCGCATCAAGTCGATGAAATTCGGCCGATGAAATTCATCTGGCACCTGTGAAGCAGCTCCCGCGCGGAAGGCAGCCGCCCGCTAGCTGCCGCCGCTTCGACGTGACTCGAGGAAGGCGATATCCACGGAGTCGCCCGGGGCGGAGCGCTCGGCGAGGGCGATCTGCTTCAGGTGGAGCAGGTCCGGTTCGGATGCGACGTGAAAGAGATGGGTGCGAATCCTGGTTCGCGTCGCCCGGCGGGCGAGCTCCTCCGCGGGGAGCGGAAAGTCGAAGAGGAGGTCGATTCGCAGGCCGCTCTTCGGATCGAAGAAGCTGGCGCTCGCCGGCGCATCCAGCTTCAGGCGGGCGATCGCGACCCGGCGGTTCGAGATCGTCGAGGCGACGTCGCCTGCTTCGTCCAGGCGCGAGACGAGCTCGAGCCCGCGGTCGTAGAGCAGCGCGATCGCGCCCGCGAGGCGCTCACCCGGGCGCGCAATCACGAAGTCGAAGCCCCGCGTCACTCTCCGGGTACTTAGCGCTAAGCACAGTTGTCAAGTGAAAGCCTCGCAGCTGGAGCTTGCCGGAGCGGCCTGGATTCGAGATGGGCGCACGGCAGAGAGGCCAGCCATCCCGCCAGAGTGGGTCCCGGGGCTGTTCCACCGAGTGGCACCTCTCGAGCGGCACCGCTCGAGCGATGGAGGAGAGCCTCTCCGACGAAAGTCAGGTGAGGGTCCTGCCGAAGGAGGGTCGCCGCCGCCGGCTCGCCGTGCGCAGAATCTCGCAACCCGCGAGGACTCCCGCCATGGATCGACATTCAGAGAAGATGGTTCGCTCCACGCTCGGATTGGGCTCACTGATTCTCCTGTTGGCGTCGCCCGTC encodes:
- a CDS encoding isocitrate lyase/phosphoenolpyruvate mutase family protein: MPELRTPDARVVAFHRLHAAGCFVMPNPWDAGSARALEQLGFPALATTSAGFAWTLGRSDNRVTLDEALAHLRAVAAAVSVPVNADFEGGFAVEPERVAEHVKLAAATGIAGLSIEDSTGDEAHPLYDFELAVERIRAARSAIDESGTGMVLTARSEGFLWGRPDIDETARRLAAYAAAGADCLYAPRITTAAQIATLLAAIAPKPLNLLINAPFLTVAEAAAMGVRRISVGGTLARTAWAGFLAAATEIAEQGTFSKFEHLPNVDGLLR